The genomic DNA GAAAGCAGGAGAACACGATCGCCAGAGCTCTAGAACGAGACGAATAACTGGGGGCAAGCGCAAGGAGTAGTGAGGCAACGGTGGAGCaaacgaagattttatagggtggaggccgggcggcctccaccgttggatccaggtcacgggaatcaaagcgcacatcgcgccgtccatttcgaaccgcctcgatcccatcaaagcaccacaccgccgtcgtcgtacgatgacgacagttcACCACGTGGCATTTGGTCATtcgatgcatttaatgagcgcatgctcagccttaatgttgaAGATTGGCACGGGTTACGAGGAGATCCGAGGAAGGTTGCTGTTGACCAGCCTTGCAAGGCCATCCCTGCGGGAAGCCGATCGGAAGAGGAGTGCCTGAAGATGCCGCCCGGCTAGGctagtagtccagtcagtcggactaatcgcctccttcgactagacttgaaggggaggcaagtgatccggttgtaagaacagggggcCCCGTCTggaggagtcaacgccacgtggaagtcaaagtagcAGATGGCCGGGCGGAGAGGGGCGGGTTCGACCGGCCGGGCGGCCGGCCGGTGTCTAGTTGATGGTTGAAGGTGTCTCGcagaaagtcagggttccggtgCTCAACAGACAAGATTGCAGGGCCGATCGGATGGCACGCTCGGCCACGCGACATCCGGCCGGTCGGACTCTCTCCAAggagtaagggcaaaaggacaagggacatctttttctgacagcgggtatgttccacatgtaggccatactgcaaatcttatgacaggggattccgctgtcccatcgaggacatgcttggactgtagcagtatgggtcaggtaagctcactgacaagtccttactggggtatgggccactgacacgtgtacacctcggtaggtgtacactcgcttctccaccgctctatataaagagccttatacttcgccggaggtacgagttggacacctttggagccacttttttcactacttgcttacctgacttgagcgtcggagggtcgccgccgggaaccccttcccggcccgacttctgtgcaggatcgccggaggttcgtgcaaccagtcgaagaacCACGTCAGCTACTGGAGAGTgtcacgtgcccaacgtccgttggttcatcattcggacaggatcatctagTATTTATGATTTATACACAAAAAGTTGATACGCACTGTTGTtctatgcatatccaataaatatgcaatcaacaatcTTTGGTCTTATCTTAATTCTTTTTGGATCAGGCACCaatactttggcaagacacccccacattcataaatatttgtaagacggttgtcttccattccacaactcataaggactCTTATCTTTCTtttggggcaccttatttaaaaggtaattagctgttaacacagcttccccctaCATGAACTCTGGAAGTCTAgaactcaatagaagagcattcatcatctcctttagagttcgattctttcagtcagcaactccattttgttgaggagtataaGAAGCTGTAATTTTGTGTCTGATCCCATTTCAATACACAACTTAGCGAAcgatgatacatattcaccgtctcaatcacttcgaaccaccttaatctttttattacgttagttttcaacctcattcttataaagtgcaaatttctctatagcttcatcctttaagaagatacacataacagtattttgtgttatcatctacaaaagttcACGTCGGTGTAAATTAGCCCGAGTGGTTCattgcttctttcaatatgttgaaaggatgaccttatcattttgcttcaacacaaatctcacacttgtattttgggtcaaggtggaatgtaggtatgctttgcatatttattaatctacacaaccCATCATAGTTAACATATTCTAGTCTACTATGCCACAAACATgtagactcaagcatataagtggaagagctttcatttttatttatcttaggcctaatgacCAATATATTGAATTGAATAACCCATCAGATATATAGCCTCTCCcgacaaacattccattcttagaCAATACAATTTtgtctgactcaaaaataatgcgaaagccatgcttgcttaacaATGATCCGGACATTAAATTCTTCCAAATCTccagaacatacaacacattgttcagaatAAAGTCCTTGCCTAATGTCATCTTTAGCACTACTTTTCCTTGAcctatgatgtccgaggttgctgagtttccCATGAACAATTTGTCTCTAGTGACTTTTCGAAGTTGTGGAGTAACTCCTTGTTACAAGACACATGTCAGGTGGCTCTACTTCCAATCCACCATTGTCGCGAGTTTGAACCCACCAGGTTCAACTGAGAGACCACAACACAGAAGTCATCCATTTATGGTCCCTCGTTTAGGTtgacctcctgcttcttcttcggcttcctGTACTCTAAAGATTTATGACCCACTCAGTAGCAGTTGAAGTACTTCTCaaagaacttcttcttgctgatgcctcctctgggtctcatcttggaagatttggGGTTCTTCCATTTCGAACTTTGACCGTTCTTGACCACGTTGATTTTCACAGTAGCTTGAGAAAATAACTTTCTCTTTGAACTCTTATGGTCTTATTCGATACGAAGTCTAACAATAAGtccctccacattcatctccttccacttgtgcttcaggtagttcttgaagtccttccagctggGAAGCAACTTTTCAATGATAGCAGTCAcgtggaaggtttcactcagaaccatcccttctgagtagatcttatgcaagatcacctgaagctcctggacttggctgatcatcatcttggagtcaaccatcttggaGTCTATGAATCGACCAacaatgaacttcttggcccctgcatcctccgtcttgtacttcttgtccagagACTCTCATAGCTCCTTAGCCGTTcttttcatgctatacacagtaTACAGTGAGTCAGCAagacagttgaggatgtagtttcagtaaaggaactcagaatgagtccatgcctccactgcactgatgatctgcgcatcagcatcctcaggaCGTTTAGGAGAGTCCTCGGTCAAGAAtcgagccagattgagcgtggtcaagtagaagaagaTCTTCTAGTGCCATCTCTTGAAGTTCAATCTACTGAACTTCTCTGGCGTTTTCCCATGATTAATTGGCACAGTTCCAATAGAGGTGGAGGGGGCCTTCATGTGttaagtctgttgcacctcaacattatGTTATGTGGTGATCTTAACGGAAtcgagtctgtttcaagattgttagatAAATAATTTGCTGCCAGAGATTTACgaggtattagctgaatttaaattacACTGAACTAAATTCACTTATCTACCAAGAAgatctgagcagataatctcaggctgccagcgggGGCTAGTTTCTGCCAAGTACTGAAGACAGTCTGCACAGTGGCGGCAGAGCGGGCTGAGAGGTCGGGCGGGCAGGTTGGCCGAGCGGGAAGATCGTGCAGGCAGATCAACTAGGCGAGTAGAGCGTCTAATTGGGTCGAGCGACTGAGCAACCAAGTGGTCGGTCGGGTAGAGTAGCGGAGCGGCCGAGCAAGTAGAGCGGCCGACAGAACAATACGGTCGAGCGAGCGTAGAGCCGAGTGGCTGAGTGAACAGTGCAATCGAGTTGCAGATAGAGCATAGAGTTCGATCGGGCAAAGTAGTTGTCCGATCAAAGAGGCCAACTGAGCAGTGTGATCGGGCGAACAGAAAGGTCGATCGGGTGGACAGAGAGACCGACCGGGTCGATAGAGAGGCCAACCTGGCGGACAGAGAGACCAACCGAGTGAACGACCAAGTGGACAAGAGACTGAGTGAGCGTGTGACCGACTGGGTAGTGAGGTTGAGTGAAGTAGCCAAGAAGTCAGTCGGGCGGAGAAGCCGAGCGGGCGAGTCGGGCGGCCGTGTGAGCAGAGAAATTGAGCGACTGAAGAATCCGAACGGGCGAATGGACCGAGGCTTGTGAGAGtcgcaatttccttgaaacagatttacCCCACCTCCGGCTGTACTTTGAGGTtttctcgggtcgtctgttttcCAGGATTCAACGGTTAACTGTGGCACACACTAAGTattggtggtcacggcgaactgagtggtacccgactgctatcacgggcactccgccCAGCAAGAGTTTGCACGACAGAGGAAGAgggaacgtaggtggagagcttctgctgtTTTTTCTTTATGTGTCTCTTTACCTATgatcgcaacctccttatataggagctcagatcaacgttAACGTTAATGAtaaattaatgatcattactcaccGAGCTATGAAATGCCAGCATTTCACTCAGTCGTTTTGCTTCCACATTAATTTTACTTTAATGCATAAAAAATGTTTACATGGCAAAATATTAGTTCGACATTCGGTGCACACAGGTTgtgcccgcacacgagtcaacatggtttgGTACAATCCGGACCCTGGATTTACACTCTCTGTGCACCCACGCGTAAGAGAGTCTTTCTCCATACATTTATTCATATTATCAATACAtataaatcaatataaactaactaaCATATCATGAAACTCCTAACATAAAACTAAAGTCTTATTCATTGATGTGATGATGATGAAGGACCCCATCCTGTGGCCatagtggaggtcaaagtcaaggcggtcaatgcGTAGATGACAGCGGCCGGTTGGACGAAGCATGCCCCGACCGGGGAGAAGGCTCCGATCCGCCATCGCCTTTGACATGGAGAGCATTCAAACAACTGATGCTCAAGGGAGAACGACGCACAGAAgctgagccgagcggctaccccgctcggtcagATAGCAAAGTCTGACATCGACAGAGTTTAACTTCGGCCGAGCAGCTACTCAGCTCGGCCTAACAGCAGGGCTCAATAGTGGCAGAGTAGAACTTCGTTCAAGCAGATAAGGAGTATCGAGGTTTTGGCCGACCGGACAAGGCACCAGAGCGGCGAATAGACGGCCGAGCGACCAACCCGCTCGGCCTGGTGGTACAGTACTTTGATATCcctcaacatccttttgggaattAGTATCGCCAATACTGGGCATGGGCTGCCAAAAGATCGTATAGCGGAAGATTCCACTGTTACTTCAGAGATATGGTCGGTccattaaggtactgtgtcagggacatttGACTGACAAGTATTTTCAGGGAAAACTTTGAGATGTGTGCTCGTCTTGGGAAACATGCACGCGCATTACtgaaactctatataaaggggagtccaAAGCATTAACAAAGGTATGCGATATTCATTATTTGTGCTACAGTTCTTGTTGCTCCATTTCATTCCTCATCGCCGATAACTGACTTGAACGTCAGAGAGACAACGCCGGAGATCCCTTTCCTGACTCGACAATGACATAATCTATATTGCACATCTACACAGAGTCCACAAAAAAATCAACATAAACACTACATTTCAACTTTTCATCTCTTTTAATTTCGGATAGGAATCTCTTTCCTCGTTTACCACTTCTTCGTCCACATATGTAACTGAAGTTGCTTCCTATGAGCTCACGCGGCTTGGAAAACAACAACAGTATGGCACGGGAATCGTCCATCGATTCCTTGGAAACGGGGGTTTGTTGTTTTAACTTTTTGTGTGTGAGACCATCCGTGATGGGCTCGCAACTATGGAGCAGTACGTTCTAATTACAGTATGGAGGCTTACTTCTTGTACGGTGTTGTTTTGAGGTTAGTGAAAAACTCTGGCGCCCACAATTAATGGTGTCGATCGGGGCCAGTGGTATGGATATGCACGGATTACCTCAATTAACAGATGTCCCCATCATGATTTgtctaattaataaaattcaaTGAGAAGATAATTGAAGTGCTTGACCTCCTGCTGCTCGCAATGATAGTTCACCAAAAACTTGGCGTTTTGCTGAAACCTCCGGTTTGCGCCAATGGAAAAGCAAAACAGCTCCCTGTTTTTGGGGAGATGAAACCAAAACCAAGAGCCATGCCACTCTCCGTCTCTTCTGTTGTCTGTCCTCTCTATTTATGCACCACCTCTGCTTTCTTATCCCAGCAGCAAGCGAAATTAATACATTCGTTTTGACGAACTCGAAGAATTAGAGAGGAGAAGAGATATTTATAGCGAGACAGAGATGGCTTCGGTGAAGAAAGTTTCGGTGTTGGTGGCGGCCAGCGTGGGCGCCGTGGAGGCGCTCAAGGACCAAGCTGGGTTGTGCAGGTGGAACTATGGCTTGAGGTCCCTGCAGCAGCGTGCCAAGAGAAACATGGGATCGCTGTCTCAGGCCGCGGCCATGTCGTCGTCCGTCTCTGATAGGAGAAGCAGGGAGCAAGCTGAACGATCGGAGGAGTCGTTGAGGAAGGTGATGTACCTCAGCTGCTGGGGACCTAATTAGCAGTGCTTGGAAAGTTAAGAGTTCGAGTTGTGTGATTGTAAAGTTACAAAGAGCATCAATCGAATATATATATTTCGGTTTATTTCTTCAACATCAGAGAATGATTATCGtgatccatcttcttcttcttgttttcttattCCTTTTGGGTTTGAAATCTCTTTCAtctgttgtgtgtgtgtgtgtttattGGTTGTAACTCGGCTAATTGCTTGGATTCTTTTGAATTTATGCAGACTTAAAGAGTGCCCCTCCATGTGTTTAGTCATGAAGAGATTCAGTTCTGTAGAATTGTCTAAAACTTGCTTTCTCTGTGATTGCTGCTAAAAGAAAtaacaagaagaagatcaagaactaCTAAAATACACAATCAAATGAGACTACTGAGATGGGGATTCACTTTGTCTAGCTGACCACTAATCTCCTCTTCTCTCGATGCTGAGACAACTACGAACGCTTGCATCCTGCTTCATGGCCTCAAACTAACATCATCATTCTAATTGCCAACTGCATTCTACATATATAActtacaaaattttattatgttCTTGTAACAATGTCTGTGGCATTCTCCACAGATTGTTGAAACTATCACGGGCAGTCTCAACTATTAGAGGCTTCTTGCAGACTAATACTAAAATGCCCAACCTTTTTGTCCTCAAGGAGAGAAGACCTATGAGCGCGAGTGTGTAAGCTGTGAGGAAGATCACTGCTAAATGCAACCTCTGCTGCAGTGCGGCCGAGATCATTAGACCAAACAAATGGTATGCTGCAACTTAACTTAAGAAGACCGTTTCCACAGCCTCCAGATTCCTTGGGTGGGCAAGGAATGCTGCTTCCATGATTCTTAACCTTGCTATCAGACTCAACGGTGGATAAAGATGAGTTATCTGGTCGCTCGCCTGTGGAACGTCTCCGTCTTTTCCCAACAATTTCACTGATGACATACTTCTTTGCCCTTTGTCTCCTACCAGCCTTGGAGGAATCAATTGCAGGTGTATGAGAAGCAATTCCTTTTAGTATCTTTCCGCAACAATCTAAGCAAAGCTTGTAAGAGCAATTTGAGCAGCTTCTGTGAAAATCCACTAGTGAAGTCCTGCAATAATTACTGGTTCCAAGAGGGAAACAAGAAAGGAAAACGATATTAATCAAGTGAATTACATTTTAATGCATGATGAGACGATAACAAAAACCTAAAAATTAGAAATTGCTAAAGCAAAATAGAGGCACAAGTTTACAAATGGCCATCTAAGAAACAGGGTGAGTACGCATTATTCAATTATTATGTCCATGATTTCAGAAACATAGCAAATCACGAAATTCACAGAGGTGTTAAAGATGTGAAGACATACCAGTTAACAAGCTCATTGTGAGGCTCATATACTCGAAGAAGTACACCAGAAAATCCACCTTCTGGATGATAGATCGATCAAGAGGATATCTAACTGGAGGAAGAAACTAGGTAATTGTTTTGAAGCTTACCTTGATCCCCTTGCTTTACTTCCAGCTCATTTAATTGGTTCTGATAGATATGTTTCAGCAAGGGAAGCAATTCAGATATCAAGCTATATGTGTGCTCCTTATTATTAAACTTGTTTTGACCATTTGTCAGTTCCTGAAGATGATACAAATTGCATATGCACATAAAAGTTCTAGACTAGTATGAAAGTTGACAGAACCTTCTCTAACTTAACAAGAATTGGCTAGGAAGTCAACCTTATGCCTGTCTTCTTTAGCTCCAAGAGGAGAACAAGTCGGACAATCCAATTGTCCATGACAAACAGGGTAGACAGTCTTCACATCGACAAGAGAAATCTCATCACTATCGGCACACTCAATCTTCCTATGCTCCTGAACAATTTCAAGATCCTGAAGATCACATAAATGGAAACTTTCATGACAAAACATTCTCAGaataaataatattcataaaaCCTTGCATGTTAAAAGTAAGTAAACCTTATAACCATCTTTAGCTGGACTTCTAGAACATGCTTTGCAATCACAACAGTCGCGACAAACAGGACAAGCAATCTTTACCTCCTTTTCAAGCATACCAGAGTACCTTGACAATACAAACTAAATCAGATAAACAGAAGTTATTTATATAATAGCAGCAATATAACTCAACCACAATGAAACTTCACCAAAATAACAAAAGCAATCTAGCTCAACTCACAGTGAAACTTATACACATAAGTCAAAAAAGTAATTTAATAATACCAAAATCAAACCAAATCATGGCTAAGTACAGAAAAGGCTCAAATAAGATTAAAGCGCAATTAAGAttaacccaaacctaaaattaacttggattcatccttcaataaatcaaaattgatctAAAAATCTCTACTGAAAGTCCTAATCCAAGTGTGCCTTGAGTGGCCCTCCATAATGATAATCTATTCAAATCGAAGCTTTTCATACTAAGGAATATAACAGAACCTGCAAACTGAATCCAAAACAAACAAACTATTTGGTATTCAATTTAGGGAGTAAGAGTTCACGATTCAGCCTGATGACATAACTAGCCCATCAAGGGATACAGAGTGTGATCATATCCACTGTAGAATTTATATGCTTTCAGGATCAAGAGATACCAATTGCAAAACTAATCAGGTAGGCTGGAAACCTAAAACCATGCTTCCCAGATGACCGAAAGTTTAACAATAAAAATTTGTTTATAAGTATCAATA from Zingiber officinale cultivar Zhangliang chromosome 4A, Zo_v1.1, whole genome shotgun sequence includes the following:
- the LOC121972582 gene encoding uncharacterized protein LOC121972582, translated to MESCPVGFQEKNGSPPSFCSPAINCALAGSLPPLLSKGFPIPPQMPRPRRLYDDLDASPGDDSRCRRSDGRKWRCHKRAMDGLTFCEYHYIQTRSNMEKHKASAARKSNRAAGEPPSRKRRKKAELLAEHPIAPKRRMKREEESGEGEARTTRVLPNGLMTIATPSVGGRQEEGGSVDRKVGFEDGCLLTRRCIRSKNAEPIPVATIKNIPCGRGPGMGRKRICHSCKEKNVVKMVRCLSCRKRFFCSRCIKKRYSGMLEKEVKIACPVCRDCCDCKACSRSPAKDGYKDLEIVQEHRKIECADSDEISLVDVKTVYPVCHGQLDCPTCSPLGAKEDRHKELTNGQNKFNNKEHTYSLISELLPLLKHIYQNQLNELEVKQGDQEGGFSGVLLRVYEPHNELVNCNYCRTSLVDFHRSCSNCSYKLCLDCCGKILKGIASHTPAIDSSKAGRRQRAKKYVISEIVGKRRRRSTGERPDNSSLSTVESDSKVKNHGSSIPCPPKESGGCGNGLLKLSCSIPFVWSNDLGRTAAEVAFSSDLPHSLHTRAHRSSLLEDKKVGHFSISLQEASNS
- the LOC121970464 gene encoding uncharacterized protein LOC121970464, producing MASVKKVSVLVAASVGAVEALKDQAGLCRWNYGLRSLQQRAKRNMGSLSQAAAMSSSVSDRRSREQAERSEESLRKVMYLSCWGPN